From a region of the Solanum stenotomum isolate F172 chromosome 2, ASM1918654v1, whole genome shotgun sequence genome:
- the LOC125856189 gene encoding monothiol glutaredoxin-S2-like, whose protein sequence is MDMVMKLGTSSAVVIFTKSSCCISHSIETLIRSFGANPIIYELDTHPNGKKMEKALMKLGCQPTPAIFIGKELVGGATEIMSLNVRGKLKQLLIRANAIWV, encoded by the coding sequence ATGGATATGGTGATGAAGTTGGGAACATCAAGTGCAGTGGTGATATTCACTAAGAGTAGTTGTTGCATTTCTCACAGCATCGAAACTCTTATCCGTAGTTTTGGAGCAAACCCTATAATTTACGAGCTCGATACTCATCCAAATGgaaagaaaatggaaaaggcATTGATGAAACTAGGGTGTCAACCAACACCAGCAATATTTATAGGGAAAGAATTAGTTGGTGGTGCAACTGAGATAATGAGCCTTAATGTGAGGGGCAAGCTTAAGCAATTACTCATTAGGGCTAATGCCATTTGGGTATAG